A genomic window from Candidatus Binatia bacterium includes:
- a CDS encoding heme exporter protein CcmB, with the protein MWALLRKDLQIEFRTKETLASLLMLGLLTLVILSFAFDPTSELRDEAAPGALWVAVIFAGVLGLNRSFLAERENDCLQGLLLCPVDRGTVYLAKTAGNFLFMMVAQLIIVPIFVFFFNLPATAALGGVFLALLLGVLGFAAVGTLFAAISVRTRAREVMLPLLLLPLVVPIFIGGVKVTARVLAGKPLAEVAQWLNLMGGFDFIFLVVGWLVFEYAVEE; encoded by the coding sequence TCCGCACCAAGGAGACTCTTGCCTCCCTACTCATGTTGGGGTTGCTGACGCTGGTGATCCTGAGCTTCGCCTTCGATCCGACCAGCGAACTCCGTGACGAGGCGGCGCCCGGCGCTCTTTGGGTGGCCGTCATCTTTGCGGGCGTGCTCGGACTGAACCGTTCGTTCCTGGCGGAACGCGAAAACGATTGTCTCCAGGGTTTGCTGCTGTGCCCGGTGGACCGGGGTACGGTCTACCTGGCGAAGACCGCCGGCAACTTTCTGTTCATGATGGTCGCGCAGCTGATTATCGTGCCCATCTTCGTGTTCTTCTTTAACTTACCGGCGACGGCGGCGTTGGGCGGTGTGTTTCTGGCGTTGCTGCTGGGCGTGCTCGGCTTTGCGGCTGTCGGAACGTTGTTCGCTGCCATATCGGTACGGACGCGCGCGCGTGAGGTGATGCTGCCGCTGCTGCTGCTACCGCTGGTGGTGCCGATCTTCATCGGCGGGGTGAAGGTGACCGCCCGCGTTCTGGCGGGCAAGCCGCTGGCCGAAGTGGCGCAGTGGCTCAACCTGATGGGAGGCTTTGACTTCATCTTCCTGGTTGTGGGCTGGCTGGTCTTTGAATATGCTGTGGAGGAATGA